The following coding sequences are from one Helicoverpa armigera isolate CAAS_96S chromosome 2, ASM3070526v1, whole genome shotgun sequence window:
- the LOC135118449 gene encoding mesencephalic astrocyte-derived neurotrophic factor homolog, translating into MYKLSVFHLLFIAAIVQVSLALKEGECEVCIKTVEKFAATLTDDVKKNPKSIETEFKKFCKGSKNKENRFCYYLGGLEESATGILGELSKPLSWSMPADKICEKLRKKDAQICDLRFDKQIDLNNVDLKKLKVRDLKKILNDWDEVCDGCIEKTDFIKRIEELKPKYMGKTEL; encoded by the coding sequence ATGTATAAATTAAGTgtgtttcatttattattcatcGCGGCAATCGTGCAGGTATCGCTTGCACTGAAGGAAGGCGAATGTGAAGTCTGTATTAAAACTGTGGAGAAATTCGCAGCCACGTTAACAGACGATGTCAAGAAGAACCCCAAATCAATCGAAACTGAGTTCAAGAAGTTTTGTAAAGGTTCCAAGAATAAAGAGAACAGATTTTGTTACTACTTAGGCGGCCTAGAGGAGTCCGCCACCGGCATCCTGGGTGAGCTGTCGAAGCCGCTCAGTTGGTCCATGCCCGCTGACAAAATCTGTGAAAAGTTGAGGAAGAAGGACGCACAGATCTGCGACCTCAGATTCGACAAACAGATTGACTTGAACAATGTTGATCTGAAGAAACTCAAAGTACGAGATCTGAAGAAGATTCTGAACGACTGGGATGAGGTCTGCGACGGCTGCATCGAGAAGACTGACTTCATCAAGAGAATAGAGGAGCTAAAACCCAAGTACATGGGCAAAACTGAATTGTAA
- the LOC110379217 gene encoding putative ATP synthase subunit f, mitochondrial: MGFGDYPKEYNPSVHGPYDPARYYGKPDTPFGQVKISELGSWFARRNKSPQALAGVFSRAWWRWQHKYVQPKKVGIAPFLQLLVGSMTFFYVINYGKMKHHRNYKYH, translated from the exons ATGGGTTTCGGTGATTATCCCAAGGAATATAACCCTTCAGTCCACGGGCCTTATGACCCAGCCCGTTATTATGGCAAAC CTGATACTCCGTTCGGTCAGGTGAAAATCAGTGAACTTGGATCCTGGTTCGCACGCAGGAATAAGTCGCCCCAGGCTCTCGCTGGCGTATTCAGCCGAG CTTGGTGGAGGTGGCAGCACAAGTATGTGCAGCCTAAGAAGGTGGGCATTGCTCCCTTCTTGCAGCTGCTGGTGGGCAGCATGACTTTCTTCTATGTTATCAACTACGGAAAGATGA aGCACCACAGGAACTACAAGTACCACTAA
- the LOC135118450 gene encoding 26S proteasome non-ATPase regulatory subunit 4-like yields MVLESTMICVDNSDYMRNGDFLPTRLQAQQDAVNLVCHSKTRSNPENNVGLLTLANVEVLATLTSDVGRIMSKLHRVQPNGNINLLTGIRIAHLALKHRQGKNHKMRIVVFVGSPVELDEKELVKLAKRLKKEKVNCDVVSFGEDADNNPLLTTFVNTLNGKDSNTGGSHLVSVPAGGCVVLSEALISSPLIGGDGAGPSGSGLSPFEFGVDPNEDPELALALRVSMEEQRQRQEEESRRQQTTTEGDASKPGEPENTGMERALAMSLGHEAMELSEEEQIALAMQMSMQQEAPAAEESMDVSEEYAEVMNDPAFLQSVLENLPGVDPQSEAIRNAMSTIKKDKDEKDDKDQKDKDSKGSGGSSSK; encoded by the coding sequence ATGGTCTTAGAAAGTACTATGATTTGTGTGGACAACAGTGACTATATGAGAAACGGAGATTTCTTACCCACTCGGCTGCAGGCTCAGCAAGATGCCGTAAACTTGGTATGTCATTCTAAAACACGGTCAAATCCTGAAAATAATGTGGGTTTATTGACGCTAGCGAATGTGGAAGTGCTAGCTACACTAACTAGCGATGTCGGGCGTATAATGTCCAAGTTACACCGTGTTCAGCCCAACGGAAACATCAATCTTCTGACTGGCATCAGGATTGCTCACTTAGCGCTGAAACATCGCCAGGGAAAGAACCATAAGATGCGTATCGTGGTGTTCGTCGGCTCTCCAGTAGAGCTCGATGAGAAAGAATTAGTTAAACTAGCTAAGAGGCTGAAGAAAGAGAAGGTAAACTGCGACGTGGTCTCATTTGGCGAGGATGCCGACAACAACCCTCTTCTGACCACATTTGTTAACACTTTGAACGGTAAAGACAGCAATACTGGAGGCAGCCACCTAGTGTCTGTCCCCGCTGGTGGGTGCGTGGTACTCTCTGAAGCTTTGATTTCCAGCCCATTGATTGGTGGCGATGGAGCAGGCCCATCTGGCTCAGGCTTGTCACCATTTGAATTTGGTGTTGATCCAAATGAAGATCCTGAACTTGCACTTGCCCTACGTGTCTCTATGGAAGAGCAAAGACAACGCCAGGAGGAGGAGTCACGCCGCCAACAAACTACAACTGAAGGAGATGCAAGCAAGCCTGGGGAACCAGAAAACACTGGCATGGAGAGAGCTTTAGCCATGTCACTTGGTCATGAAGCTATGGAGTTATCTGAGGAAGAGCAGATTGCTCTTGCCATGCAAATGAGCATGCAACAAGAGGCTCCAGCAGCTGAAGAGAGCATGGATGTCTCGGAAGAGTATGCTGAAGTCATGAATGACCCAGCATTCCTTCAAAGTGTATTGGAAAATCTGCCAGGAGTTGATCCTCAAAGTGAAGCTATTCGCAATGCTATGTCGACCATCAAAAAAGACAAGGATGAGAAAGATGACAAGGAT